The Enterobacter asburiae genomic sequence GGCAACCTCTTTCGGGATGCTGAATTCGTCCCAGCCGTTATTCATTTTTTCCCAGAATTCCGGGTTCTTCAGATACGCTTCGCTGTCGGGTGAATACGTTTTCTTCCCGCGCCAGAAACCGGGGCTTGAGAACAGCACGGTATCGTCAATGTCAAAACCCACGGCCATTGGCGCACGGCCCATCAGGCTGTTTTCGATTTGGGCCACGGAAACCCAGTGAATGGGCGCCTGCTCGGCGAGAATGGCGGCGGTGGTGCCGGTGTAAAGCGGCGTCGGGGCAGAAGCTCGCGCGACGACGGCGCTATTAAGCGAGAACAATAAGCAGGCGGCGCTGAGCGCCAGTGTGATCTTGCGCATATTTTCCCCTGAATATTCAGTTTGTTATCGTTTTAATTTGAGTAGATGGTCAAAAAACTATCCGACCATAACCCCAGCGGGAGGTGAAGGGAAGGAGTTTTTGCTTATGAAGCTGAATAAAAAGAAGACGATCACAAAGCGCCGGGCAACGTTTTTGTGCGGCATGATGCCCTCACCCCAGCCCTCTCCCACGGGGAGAGGGCTGATTGGTAAGTACTTACAT encodes the following:
- the aphA gene encoding acid phosphatase AphA; protein product: MRKITLALSAACLLFSLNSAVVARASAPTPLYTGTTAAILAEQAPIHWVSVAQIENSLMGRAPMAVGFDIDDTVLFSSPGFWRGKKTYSPDSEAYLKNPEFWEKMNNGWDEFSIPKEVARALIAMHVKRGDSIYFVTGRSQTKTETVSKTLQDDFQIPATSMNPVIFAGDKEGQNTKTQWLEKKNIKVFYGDSDNDITAAHDVGARGIRVLRASNSTYRPLPMAGKFGEEVIVNSEY